Proteins from a genomic interval of Mycoplasmopsis columboralis:
- the rsmI gene encoding 16S rRNA (cytidine(1402)-2'-O)-methyltransferase: MSKLYIVGTPIGNLDDITLRAIKTLEQVDIIACEDTRVTAKLLKHYNIENKKLLTYNNFTEKNSAKGLIDLLKQNNKIALVSDAGMPVVSDPGFEIIKLCRQENIDFEIIPGVNAAITAFVGSNFNSTFSFLGFLKDKSSQRIIQLHSLGEGTYVFYVSPHKLESSLQDIAEVFQGKEEICLVKELTKIHEKWLFGTALEVLEILNSQNLIKGEFTLVLNLPKIKKQKVNKYAHLKK; the protein is encoded by the coding sequence ATGAGTAAATTGTATATTGTTGGGACTCCGATTGGTAATTTAGACGATATTACTTTAAGAGCAATCAAAACACTTGAACAAGTAGACATTATCGCTTGTGAGGACACTAGAGTAACTGCTAAATTACTTAAACACTACAATATCGAAAACAAAAAGCTGTTAACTTACAATAATTTCACCGAAAAAAATAGTGCTAAAGGTTTAATTGATTTACTTAAACAAAATAACAAAATTGCTCTAGTTAGTGATGCAGGAATGCCTGTAGTTTCTGATCCGGGTTTTGAAATCATTAAATTATGCAGACAAGAAAATATTGATTTTGAAATAATTCCTGGAGTCAATGCTGCTATTACAGCTTTTGTTGGATCGAATTTTAATAGTACATTTTCATTTTTAGGTTTTTTAAAAGATAAAAGCTCACAAAGAATTATTCAATTACATTCTTTAGGAGAAGGTACTTATGTTTTTTATGTTTCTCCACATAAATTAGAAAGTTCCTTACAAGATATTGCTGAAGTTTTTCAAGGAAAAGAAGAAATTTGTCTAGTAAAGGAACTAACTAAAATACATGAAAAATGACTTTTTGGAACTGCGCTAGAAGTTCTTGAAATTCTTAATAGTCAAAATCTTATTAAAGGTGAATTCACTTTAGTGTTAAACTTACCCAAAATTAAAAAACAAAAAGTTAATAAATATGCACATTTAAAAAAATAG
- the dnaX gene encoding DNA polymerase III subunit gamma/tau — MEGVSVSYKALYRKYRPSSFEEVVGQEHIINTLKNIILTRKIGHAYLFSGPKGSGKTSLANIFANVLNCMHTENLTQACNVCKSKIGKSLDIIEMDAASNNGVDEIRDLKEKIEQSPINSRFKIYIIDEVHMLTKSAFNALLKTLEEPPAHAIFIFATTDHQKIPLTILSRVQRFNFSKLTIKQIYDHLTKVLNKEGIKYTPEALKMIARLSGGAMRDALSIADQSASFGAGEITLKNLSLNFGITSNDLVIQLINLVYIKETKQALKLFYFLKKSGADANQLVVSLINLLKEWSIYSFTASEEFLEWLTQEELQSLKISYDFALEFLEKLNDLLVKISRAEQPFELLEILILKMVAFENTQSFLVEASNRAHYSVAESLENKIEPKNIIENKQQVNLFTKVELPDQEHNWGLIKEQPTQLVQPQPHLQNQTQQPDFFQANEMELASNFVVQQSTFTTQAVQIERKISQEINLLENAINKTNEFMIMDNEEEANSEDLDAEVNSFNENTIETNLYHTQEIDLSEDQSATKYYDLSENSTQNIAPLDKYTDKWNDQEIANLLHIIQQNIQVNTKDNFSTIKNLSENTISARETEKYKKMKLLEPTKILASSDTFILLTSDDESILNQIYQVRNTEDFQKYINSIFNGYKHIYLTSPEQRKRAYNLFKNQLNAQIIPNDLEKISPLVKLENRFKDKSIESKAKMIFGNAIKLMKRGNNE; from the coding sequence ATGGAAGGGGTGAGCGTGAGTTACAAAGCTTTGTATAGAAAATATCGTCCTAGTTCTTTTGAAGAAGTGGTAGGTCAAGAACATATTATTAATACTTTAAAAAATATTATTCTTACACGAAAAATAGGACATGCATATTTATTTAGTGGTCCTAAAGGGTCAGGAAAAACTTCGCTTGCAAATATCTTTGCAAATGTTTTAAATTGTATGCATACTGAAAACTTAACTCAAGCATGTAATGTGTGCAAAAGTAAAATTGGTAAATCTTTAGATATCATTGAAATGGACGCAGCTTCTAATAATGGTGTAGATGAAATCAGAGATCTAAAAGAAAAAATTGAACAATCTCCAATTAATTCTCGTTTTAAAATTTACATCATTGATGAGGTTCATATGTTAACTAAAAGTGCTTTTAATGCACTGCTTAAAACTTTAGAAGAACCACCTGCGCATGCTATTTTTATTTTCGCAACTACTGATCACCAAAAAATCCCTTTGACAATTTTATCTAGAGTTCAAAGATTTAATTTTTCAAAACTAACTATTAAACAAATTTATGATCATTTAACAAAAGTTTTAAACAAAGAAGGAATAAAATACACCCCTGAAGCGCTTAAAATGATTGCTCGACTATCAGGCGGTGCTATGAGAGATGCTTTATCAATTGCTGATCAAAGTGCTTCATTTGGTGCTGGAGAAATTACTTTAAAAAACCTAAGTTTAAACTTTGGAATTACTTCAAATGACTTAGTTATTCAATTAATTAACTTAGTTTATATCAAAGAAACTAAGCAAGCTCTCAAATTGTTTTATTTTTTAAAAAAATCAGGAGCTGATGCCAATCAACTGGTTGTTAGTTTGATTAACTTGCTTAAAGAATGAAGCATTTACAGTTTTACTGCTTCAGAGGAATTTTTAGAATGATTAACTCAAGAAGAATTACAATCATTAAAGATTTCTTATGACTTTGCTTTGGAATTTCTTGAAAAACTCAATGATTTACTTGTTAAAATATCTCGTGCTGAACAACCTTTTGAATTGTTAGAGATTTTAATTTTAAAAATGGTTGCTTTTGAAAATACTCAATCATTTTTAGTAGAAGCTTCAAATAGAGCACATTATTCTGTTGCTGAATCTTTAGAAAATAAAATAGAACCTAAAAATATAATTGAAAACAAACAACAAGTTAATTTGTTTACAAAAGTAGAATTACCTGATCAAGAACATAATTGAGGTTTGATAAAAGAACAACCAACCCAATTAGTCCAACCACAGCCACACCTTCAAAATCAAACACAACAACCTGATTTTTTTCAAGCAAATGAAATGGAGCTAGCTTCTAATTTTGTTGTTCAACAAAGTACTTTTACAACTCAAGCGGTACAAATTGAAAGGAAAATTTCTCAAGAAATTAATTTACTTGAAAACGCCATTAACAAAACCAACGAATTTATGATCATGGATAACGAAGAAGAAGCTAATTCAGAAGATTTAGATGCTGAAGTTAACAGTTTTAATGAAAATACAATTGAAACAAATCTTTACCACACTCAAGAAATTGATCTTAGTGAGGATCAAAGTGCCACTAAGTATTATGATTTATCTGAAAATTCTACCCAAAACATCGCTCCTTTAGATAAATATACTGATAAGTGAAATGATCAAGAAATTGCTAACTTATTGCATATTATTCAACAAAATATCCAAGTTAATACTAAAGACAATTTCAGTACTATTAAAAATTTATCAGAAAACACAATTTCAGCCAGAGAAACAGAAAAATACAAAAAAATGAAATTGTTAGAACCCACTAAGATTTTAGCTTCTAGTGATACCTTTATTTTGCTTACTTCAGATGATGAAAGCATTTTAAATCAAATTTATCAAGTGCGTAATACTGAAGATTTTCAAAAGTATATTAACTCAATTTTTAACGGTTATAAGCACATTTATCTAACTTCCCCAGAGCAAAGAAAAAGAGCGTATAATTTATTTAAAAATCAATTAAATGCTCAAATTATTCCAAATGACTTAGAAAAAATTTCTCCACTTGTAAAGTTGGAAAATCGTTTCAAAGATAAAAGTATCGAAAGCAAAGCTAAAATGATTTTTGGAAATGCAATTAAATTAATGAAAAGAGGTAACAATGAATAA
- the rplQ gene encoding 50S ribosomal protein L17 — translation MANPTQIYSRDTKWRNGVMRSLVSELVVNGRITTTLTRAKELRRHTERMITKAKNPTLANRRAVAAYVRDIKNKDGLSAIKVLFEVVAPKYAERNGGYTRIIKLPKRLGDATRMAIIELV, via the coding sequence ATGGCAAATCCAACACAAATTTATTCACGTGACACAAAATGAAGAAATGGTGTAATGCGTTCACTTGTTAGTGAACTTGTTGTAAACGGGAGAATCACAACTACTTTAACTAGAGCAAAAGAACTTAGAAGACACACAGAAAGAATGATCACAAAAGCTAAAAACCCAACTTTAGCTAACAGAAGAGCTGTTGCAGCTTATGTTCGTGACATTAAAAACAAAGACGGTCTTAGCGCAATCAAAGTTTTATTTGAAGTTGTAGCACCTAAATACGCTGAACGTAATGGTGGATACACAAGAATTATCAAACTTCCTAAACGTCTTGGTGATGCTACAAGAATGGCAATCATTGAACTTGTTTAA
- a CDS encoding redoxin domain-containing protein, with protein sequence MEKVNFLGKEFALLGKNVQLGETVEIVATPAGSFEDVAYENNQKHTVVVVFPSIDTRVCDMQVVASEALAKEYPNVNFVSVSVDLPTALASYQDQHKIEHIKMFSDYKHREISTKLGLLIDKMFLSARAMLVLDQNYKLVYKQVNENVHEQVDFESLKTFLSNL encoded by the coding sequence ATGGAAAAAGTTAATTTTTTAGGTAAAGAATTCGCTCTTTTAGGTAAAAATGTTCAGCTAGGAGAGACAGTTGAAATTGTCGCAACACCAGCCGGAAGTTTTGAAGATGTAGCATATGAAAATAACCAAAAACATACAGTTGTTGTAGTATTTCCATCAATCGATACAAGAGTATGCGATATGCAAGTAGTTGCAAGTGAAGCGCTTGCTAAAGAATATCCAAATGTAAATTTTGTTTCTGTGTCTGTAGATTTACCTACTGCACTTGCTTCATATCAAGACCAACATAAAATTGAACATATTAAAATGTTTAGCGATTATAAACACAGAGAAATTAGTACTAAATTAGGTCTTTTAATTGATAAAATGTTTTTATCAGCAAGAGCAATGCTTGTGTTAGATCAAAATTACAAATTAGTATACAAACAAGTAAACGAAAATGTGCATGAACAAGTTGATTTTGAATCATTAAAAACATTTTTAAGCAATTTATAA
- a CDS encoding potassium channel family protein, which produces MIETVKNTQHKILNFIGQIVWINAKITTENKRNLKKFKTFKLGYAFLIIFACLISFANLFVPAGENSSTAAKVVISSAQIPVFFIFVGDYVLHLMTYHLHYKKKNAFHTYLKFFISYYSIVAFLCILASINLISLFANINDIDKKVLDFFNALGMVRILRLLIVLQIFAPFAIIFRVFKDQSKVLINVFVLVIVLIVLFALVIWNAEVSHYNEQVNEFVNANLNGMSFEEAKVALQNHPDYPQFPSNSVSNFGNSLYFTTITLTTIGYGDFSPQSPTAKIIVIVISIVGIALIAIPSGVIAGSFLQQMQNKITQKQGEKHND; this is translated from the coding sequence ATGATTGAAACTGTAAAAAATACTCAACATAAAATCCTTAATTTTATAGGACAAATAGTTTGAATAAATGCCAAAATAACAACCGAAAACAAAAGAAACTTGAAAAAATTCAAAACATTTAAATTGGGATATGCTTTTTTAATTATTTTTGCTTGTTTAATCTCATTTGCCAACTTATTTGTACCTGCTGGAGAAAATTCATCTACAGCGGCCAAAGTGGTTATTTCAAGTGCTCAAATTCCGGTCTTTTTCATTTTTGTAGGAGATTATGTTTTGCACTTAATGACTTACCATTTGCATTACAAAAAGAAAAATGCGTTTCATACTTATTTAAAATTCTTTATTTCTTATTATTCAATTGTTGCTTTTTTATGTATCTTAGCTTCAATAAACTTAATCAGCTTATTTGCCAATATTAATGATATTGACAAAAAAGTATTAGATTTTTTTAACGCCTTAGGAATGGTGAGAATTTTAAGACTCTTGATTGTATTACAAATTTTTGCTCCATTTGCCATTATCTTTAGAGTTTTTAAAGATCAATCTAAAGTTTTAATTAATGTTTTTGTGTTAGTTATTGTGCTAATTGTTTTATTTGCTTTAGTAATTTGAAACGCTGAAGTGAGTCATTACAACGAACAAGTGAATGAATTTGTCAATGCGAATTTAAATGGAATGAGTTTTGAAGAAGCTAAGGTAGCTTTACAAAATCATCCTGATTATCCACAATTTCCAAGCAACTCAGTTTCTAATTTTGGAAATTCACTCTACTTTACCACCATTACTTTAACTACAATTGGATATGGAGATTTCTCTCCTCAATCACCTACAGCTAAAATTATTGTAATTGTCATTTCAATAGTTGGTATTGCATTAATAGCGATTCCTTCCGGGGTTATTGCTGGTAGCTTCTTACAACAAATGCAAAACAAAATCACTCAAAAACAAGGAGAAAAACACAATGATTAA
- the grpE gene encoding nucleotide exchange factor GrpE, whose protein sequence is MKKIKKGDVLNGTFKAVINDQEIKELSGFKSIVVGENDLKSNLDDFLIDKKYKRHYAFEVTLNEDYPNKDLQNQVVSLEISDVNITTSGAPSEKDKLKEEVENLKKENEELKLQVATLNNTLRTSEYLFKEKMLQASDKAQKTIEEKTLEIANKYAKDKEEVKKFALQKLASELAVPYNNLLMATKAGENSDNAQVKNYCYGFSLVIKQLQNALNESGIELIEPNVGEIFNAHEQEAIDVVSDSSMQHEQIVAVIRVGFKLQDRTIVPAQVKINKNL, encoded by the coding sequence ATGAAAAAGATTAAAAAAGGAGATGTTTTAAACGGAACATTTAAAGCAGTAATAAATGATCAGGAAATTAAAGAATTGAGTGGATTTAAATCAATTGTAGTAGGAGAGAATGATTTAAAGAGTAATTTAGATGATTTTTTAATTGATAAAAAATATAAAAGACATTACGCTTTTGAAGTCACATTAAATGAAGATTATCCAAATAAAGATTTACAAAATCAAGTTGTGTCTTTAGAAATTAGTGATGTAAATATCACTACAAGTGGTGCTCCTTCTGAGAAAGATAAACTCAAAGAAGAAGTTGAAAATCTTAAAAAAGAAAACGAAGAATTAAAATTACAAGTTGCTACTTTAAACAATACTTTAAGAACTAGTGAATACTTATTTAAAGAAAAAATGCTTCAAGCGTCTGATAAAGCCCAAAAAACAATTGAAGAAAAAACCTTAGAGATTGCAAATAAGTATGCTAAAGATAAAGAAGAAGTTAAAAAATTCGCTCTTCAAAAACTAGCTTCAGAATTAGCAGTTCCATATAATAATTTATTAATGGCAACTAAAGCTGGAGAAAATTCAGACAACGCACAAGTTAAAAATTATTGTTATGGTTTTTCTTTAGTTATTAAACAGTTACAAAATGCTTTAAATGAAAGCGGTATTGAATTAATAGAACCTAATGTGGGTGAAATCTTTAACGCTCATGAGCAAGAAGCTATAGATGTTGTTAGTGATTCTTCAATGCAACACGAACAAATTGTGGCGGTAATAAGAGTTGGATTTAAACTTCAAGATCGTACTATTGTACCAGCGCAAGTAAAAATAAACAAAAATTTATAA
- a CDS encoding toprim domain-containing protein — protein MFDSDSIQKFIEEIRKLPNISKKQAEKIVLWVLNNDEQTVGILANSFKRLKERIRFCNLCQSPSEIDYCKYCDNSNRENQLLIVENFAIIDKIEQAGFYKGKYYTFKNLLKNESNVDATLFEINNLKEYAKTFDEIILGISPTLTGEMTNVLIKKELTKLGLNVSQLAIGVPVGASMDYIDELTLKFSLMHRQK, from the coding sequence ATGTTTGATTCAGATTCAATTCAAAAATTTATTGAAGAAATTAGAAAACTTCCAAATATTTCAAAAAAACAGGCAGAAAAAATTGTCTTGTGAGTCTTAAATAATGATGAACAAACAGTTGGAATCTTAGCTAATTCCTTTAAACGCTTAAAAGAGAGAATTCGTTTTTGCAATTTATGTCAATCACCTAGTGAAATTGATTATTGTAAGTACTGTGACAATTCTAATCGTGAGAATCAACTGTTAATAGTTGAAAATTTTGCTATCATTGATAAAATAGAACAAGCAGGTTTTTACAAAGGAAAATATTATACTTTTAAAAATCTATTAAAAAATGAAAGCAATGTTGATGCTACTTTATTTGAAATTAATAATTTAAAAGAGTACGCAAAAACATTCGATGAAATAATATTAGGTATTTCACCAACATTAACTGGTGAAATGACTAATGTATTAATTAAAAAAGAATTAACCAAATTAGGACTAAATGTATCTCAACTAGCTATTGGAGTGCCAGTAGGAGCTTCGATGGATTATATTGATGAACTTACATTAAAGTTCTCTTTGATGCACCGACAAAAATAA
- the tmk gene encoding dTMP kinase: MFITFEGLDGSGKTTVINKLMHYLQTKFNLSNIVLTREPGGQGLREAEKIREIILDSSSDLSAVAEAMLYSTSRRIHLERVIWPALKSGKLVLCDRYIDSFYAYQGFARNLGYQYVKTLTELVIDNAIPNITIFFNLTPEQAKIRRNSTRLVEDRMEKEKESFHESVYNGYWTLIKEDPQRFIIIDASKSEEEVFEQVVKKLLEHKQFRVFLGLH; the protein is encoded by the coding sequence ATGTTCATCACTTTTGAAGGACTAGATGGTAGCGGTAAAACAACCGTTATTAACAAACTAATGCATTATTTGCAAACTAAATTCAATTTATCAAATATTGTATTAACTAGAGAACCTGGAGGACAAGGTCTTCGGGAAGCAGAAAAAATAAGGGAAATTATTTTAGATTCTTCTTCGGATTTATCTGCAGTAGCTGAAGCCATGTTATATTCAACAAGTAGAAGAATTCACCTTGAAAGAGTGATTTGACCGGCGCTCAAAAGTGGTAAATTAGTTTTATGTGATCGTTATATTGATAGCTTTTATGCTTATCAAGGTTTTGCCCGTAATTTAGGATACCAATATGTGAAAACCTTGACTGAATTAGTCATTGATAATGCCATTCCTAATATCACTATTTTCTTTAACTTAACTCCTGAACAAGCAAAAATTCGTCGCAATAGCACTAGACTTGTAGAAGACCGTATGGAAAAAGAAAAAGAGTCTTTCCATGAGAGTGTTTACAATGGATATTGAACATTAATTAAGGAAGATCCCCAAAGATTTATTATTATTGATGCTTCTAAAAGTGAAGAAGAAGTTTTCGAGCAAGTAGTTAAAAAATTGCTTGAACATAAACAATTTAGAGTTTTTTTAGGATTACATTAA
- a CDS encoding deoxyribonuclease IV — protein sequence MIKLGSHVSFKKPNYLVDAAADSFSNGANTMMIYLGAPQTTLRTAVENYQLEKYEQVFENVIAKEDIIVHAPYIVNPANPEKAEFSVDFLVKEIQRMNYIGAKYLVLHPGAYTKFSPQEALDTLVDSLKEILNQTKDVIICIETMSGKGSEIGINFEQIRYILDWVNSERVAVCLDTCHLWDAGYNLKEYQSFKDELNKWNLLEKVKVIHLNDSKNDLSSHKDRHENIGRGFIGYETLKQVVHDPDFDNIPIILETPWTEQGPIYKEEIAWLLDKK from the coding sequence ATGATTAAACTTGGTTCACATGTTTCGTTTAAAAAACCTAATTATTTAGTTGATGCTGCTGCAGATTCTTTTTCAAATGGTGCCAACACTATGATGATTTATCTTGGAGCACCTCAAACAACTTTAAGAACAGCAGTAGAAAATTATCAGCTTGAAAAATATGAGCAAGTGTTTGAAAATGTCATTGCCAAAGAAGATATCATTGTGCATGCTCCTTATATAGTTAATCCAGCTAATCCAGAAAAAGCTGAGTTCTCAGTTGATTTTTTAGTTAAAGAAATTCAAAGAATGAATTATATTGGTGCCAAATATTTAGTGCTACACCCAGGGGCATACACTAAATTTTCTCCTCAAGAAGCATTAGATACTCTGGTAGATAGTTTAAAAGAGATTTTAAACCAAACTAAAGATGTTATTATTTGTATTGAAACCATGAGCGGAAAAGGAAGTGAAATTGGAATTAATTTTGAACAAATTCGCTACATTTTAGATTGAGTAAATTCTGAACGTGTTGCTGTTTGTTTGGATACTTGTCACTTATGAGATGCTGGATATAACTTAAAAGAATATCAATCTTTTAAAGACGAGCTCAACAAATGAAATCTACTTGAAAAAGTTAAAGTCATTCATTTAAATGATTCTAAAAACGATCTTTCTTCACATAAAGATCGTCATGAAAACATCGGAAGAGGATTTATTGGATATGAAACCTTAAAACAAGTAGTTCATGATCCTGATTTTGATAATATTCCAATTATTTTAGAAACTCCTTGAACTGAACAAGGACCAATTTACAAAGAAGAAATTGCGTGATTGCTAGATAAAAAATAA
- a CDS encoding YbaB/EbfC family nucleoid-associated protein, whose amino-acid sequence MNNEMLKQLKKMQSELEKKQKDLDEKIFSVEKQGIVIKMKGNFTLVSLSVDEMLVDPEDKDILEDLIVVAMNELIDLIKEENEKIAPQMPGGMPF is encoded by the coding sequence ATGAATAACGAAATGTTAAAACAACTAAAAAAAATGCAAAGTGAATTAGAAAAAAAACAAAAAGATTTGGATGAAAAAATCTTTAGTGTTGAAAAACAAGGTATTGTAATCAAAATGAAAGGAAACTTCACTTTGGTTTCTTTAAGTGTAGATGAAATGCTTGTTGATCCTGAAGATAAAGATATTTTAGAAGACTTAATTGTTGTAGCAATGAATGAATTAATTGACTTAATTAAAGAAGAAAACGAAAAAATTGCTCCTCAAATGCCAGGTGGAATGCCATTTTAA
- the dnaK gene encoding molecular chaperone DnaK, whose protein sequence is MAKEIVLGIDLGTTNSVVSVIENKQPVVLENPNGKRTTPSVVAFKNGEIIVGDAAKRQVETNPNTVVSIKRLMGTAKTVHANNKDYKPEEISAMILSYMKDYAESKLGQKVSKAVITVPAYFDNAQREATKIAGKIAGLDVLRIINEPTAAALAFGLEKTDKSMKVLVYDLGGGTFDVSVLELEGGTFEVLSTSGDNHLGGDDWDHAIVDWMIKEIKTKYDFDAKSDKMAMARLKETAEKAKIDLSAQSVAAISLPFLAVTANGPVNVELELKRSEFESMTAHLLDRTRKPIEDALKQAKITAADLHEVLLVGGSTRMPAVQELVKRTLGKEPNRSINPDEVVSIGAAIQGGVLAGDIDDLLLLDVTPLTLGIETMGGISTPLIARNTRIPATKSQVFSTATDNQSEVTIRVVQGEREMANDNKLLGQFNLGGIEPAPRGVPQIEVTFAIDVNGITTVTAKDLKTNKANTITIENSSKLSDDEIQRMIREAEENKEADAKRKEEAETIVRAESLIAQIERATKEQGDKLDAKAKEESDKLVSELKELMDKKDIPALKTKLDEVENVMKNFANYAAQQQATQENNSSNSEDEATIVE, encoded by the coding sequence ATGGCCAAAGAAATAGTATTAGGAATTGACCTTGGAACAACTAACTCAGTTGTTTCAGTTATTGAAAACAAACAACCAGTTGTATTGGAAAACCCTAACGGGAAAAGAACTACTCCATCAGTAGTTGCATTCAAAAACGGAGAGATTATTGTAGGGGATGCAGCTAAAAGACAAGTAGAAACCAACCCAAACACCGTTGTATCTATTAAAAGATTAATGGGAACAGCTAAAACTGTACATGCTAACAACAAAGATTACAAACCAGAAGAAATTTCTGCAATGATTCTTTCTTACATGAAAGACTACGCTGAAAGCAAATTAGGACAAAAAGTTTCAAAAGCAGTTATTACAGTACCAGCTTACTTTGATAACGCTCAACGTGAAGCAACTAAAATTGCAGGTAAAATTGCCGGACTTGATGTTTTAAGAATTATTAACGAACCAACTGCAGCTGCTCTTGCTTTTGGTTTAGAAAAAACTGACAAATCAATGAAAGTTCTTGTTTATGACCTTGGAGGAGGAACCTTTGACGTTTCAGTGTTAGAACTTGAAGGAGGAACCTTTGAAGTTCTTTCAACTAGTGGAGACAACCACCTTGGGGGAGATGATTGAGATCACGCTATTGTTGATTGAATGATTAAAGAAATTAAAACTAAATATGACTTTGATGCAAAATCAGACAAAATGGCAATGGCTAGATTAAAAGAAACTGCTGAAAAAGCTAAAATTGATCTTTCTGCTCAATCAGTAGCAGCAATTAGCTTACCATTCCTTGCAGTAACTGCAAATGGTCCAGTTAACGTAGAACTTGAGCTTAAACGTAGTGAATTTGAATCAATGACAGCTCACTTACTTGATAGAACTAGAAAACCTATTGAAGACGCTTTAAAACAAGCAAAAATTACAGCCGCAGATTTACATGAAGTTCTTCTTGTTGGAGGAAGCACTCGTATGCCAGCCGTACAAGAACTTGTAAAAAGAACTTTAGGAAAAGAACCTAACCGTTCAATTAACCCTGATGAAGTTGTTTCAATTGGAGCAGCAATTCAAGGGGGAGTGCTTGCTGGAGACATTGACGACTTGCTTTTACTTGATGTTACACCTTTAACACTTGGAATTGAAACAATGGGTGGAATTTCAACACCTTTAATTGCAAGAAACACACGTATTCCTGCGACAAAATCACAAGTGTTTTCAACTGCAACAGATAACCAAAGTGAAGTTACAATTAGAGTTGTACAAGGTGAAAGAGAAATGGCAAACGACAATAAATTGCTTGGTCAATTCAACTTAGGAGGAATTGAACCAGCTCCTAGAGGAGTTCCTCAAATTGAAGTTACTTTTGCCATTGATGTTAACGGAATTACCACAGTAACAGCTAAAGATCTTAAAACTAACAAAGCTAACACAATTACCATTGAAAACTCATCAAAATTAAGTGATGATGAAATTCAAAGAATGATTCGTGAAGCTGAAGAAAACAAAGAAGCTGATGCTAAGAGAAAAGAAGAAGCTGAAACTATTGTTAGAGCAGAAAGTTTAATCGCTCAAATTGAGAGAGCAACTAAAGAACAAGGTGATAAACTTGATGCAAAAGCAAAAGAAGAATCAGATAAACTAGTAAGCGAATTAAAAGAACTAATGGATAAAAAAGACATTCCTGCTTTAAAAACAAAACTTGACGAAGTTGAAAATGTTATGAAAAACTTTGCTAACTACGCAGCTCAACAACAAGCAACACAAGAAAATAACTCTTCTAATTCAGAAGATGAAGCAACAATTGTGGAATAA